A window of Deltaproteobacteria bacterium genomic DNA:
CCTTCCTGTTAGCGTTGCTGACAAGGACATCAAAGGGAAGGTTTTTCCCCTTAGGTGCAACAAAATAGCTCCCTTTCTCATGACACAGCTTTCCGATGATCCTCTTGCGGGCACGCTGGAGGATCTTGATGATCGCGCCGTCCCTCTTTTTATGGCTTTCCACCCTCGCGATGACCCGGTCTCCGGACATCGCACCCATGGTCTTTCTCCTGGGAATAAAGAGATCCGCTTCTTCTGATTTCTCCGGCAGGATAAAACCGTAGCCGTCCCTGTGCCCCTGAAATTCTCCGGTGATCAGGTTCATTTTGTCTGCAATGCCGTACAGACCGGAACGGGTCCTGTATATACTGCCTGAACTTGTAAGGGATTTCAGTACACGCCTCAAGGACCCGGGCCGGCCGGAAAAGACCTTCAGGTTTCGGGCGATCTCCTTCATCCCGACGGGTTTTGAGGTCTTCGTCTTCAGATACTTGAGGACTGCATCGCCCTCTCTTAATTTTTCAGGTTTTTTCATGGTTTCGGTTCAATCCTCCAAATAATATATCAAGATACCCCCAAAAACCTAAACAAGATAGACAGGCAGAAATGCAATATCCTTGTTCCTGTCAAAGAAACAGTAATTCTCAGACAATACGATCATTCTGTCCACCGGATACTTTTCCCTGAAATGAAACACCGCCCTGCCTCCCTTATTCGAAGCTAATAGGGATTTCACCTCTATAGCAATATTCAGCCCTTGGGCCTCGATCACGAAATCGATCTCGGCTTTGGATTTTGTACGCCAATAATGAACCTCGTAGCCCCTTTTCAACAACTGCCCTGCCACAAAATTTTCATTTAGGCATCCCCTGTCCGTCCTTTCGTCCAGAGGCTGGAAATTATTGATGACCATATTGCGGAAGCCGTTATCCCAGAAATAGACTTTTGGAGTCTTGGCAATTTCCGTACGTCTGTTCTTGCAAAAAGGAGTCAGTCTTTTAATGACAAACGTCTTCTCCAGTATGGCCAAATGGCTTCGGAGCCGGCTGAAGTTGAGAGATGAGACTTGGCCCAGTTCGTTATGCACGATCATAGACCCGGCCTGAAGAGAGAGCGCCTTCACAAGTTTCCGCAATTCATTCTCCGTGCTCAACTGCAGGATGTCTCGAATCTCCCGCAGCAGATACGTATTATAGATATTTTTTAAAACCGTTATTTTCTCTTTCTTGCCCTCAGCAAGTACGACCCTGGGATACCCGCCGAAAATGGCATATTCGTGATAGTGTTTAAGGATCTCCCGGCCGACGTGTTCAGAAAGTTTCGGGGGTGTCTTTCGTTTGCCCTGCATGTAGCGATCCGTCTTCTCCTTGGCATCGAGATAGACGTTTTCATAAAGTCCCGGCTCCCTGTAGGCCAGGCACTCCTGGAAGGTAAAGACGGGAAGGTGAAAAATAAAGATGCGGCCCACCAGGTATTTGATGGCCTGATGGGTGAGGTCCAACACCGATGACCCTGAAATAATAATCTTGATCCCGTAGGTGTCATAAAGGTATTTCAGCTTTTGGCCTCCGTCCGCGGCATACTGAAACTCGTCAATGATAAGATAGTCCGCTCCCTTTACATGAATATTGAAGAAGGCTTTGATATCCGTGTTGAAAAGGCTCAAAAGGTCCCGGTCCTCAAAGTCCAGAAAGACAGCCTTACTGAGCGACTTCACAATTTGTTTTAAAAGTGTAGTTTTTCCGGATTGGCGTGGACCAATAATAGCCAGTATCTCAGGCGTGGGAAGATATTTTCTGATAATTGCTTCGAGATCACGTTTTATATACATAATTTTGGCAGGGTTATTGTTTTGATATACTTAAAAATAGCAGGGTTGTATATGGATGTCAATTCTTTATTACAGCTTGTCTTTGTCGGATTCCGGTCCGCTCTTACTCAACGCTTGCTTGACCCCTCGGCCATTGATTCCCCGTAATGGGTCCGGACCCTTTCGATGTAAACAATCTTTTTCTTTTCATGGGCGAAATGAGTGTTTTAAGACTATATGGGGGAAGGGGTGGGTAGCTGTTATACCTATCCGTTACCATGGTCTGATAATCATATAAAAGGCACCTCCCCAGCATACCAACGAATTTTGGTATGCTGAGGTAACCCAAAACCTTTCAAAGGAGGTGCCAGATGAAATTGTACACAGCATTTGATCTGCATTCAAACAATAGTTATCTCGGGATTATTGATGAGAA
This region includes:
- a CDS encoding ATP-binding protein gives rise to the protein MYIKRDLEAIIRKYLPTPEILAIIGPRQSGKTTLLKQIVKSLSKAVFLDFEDRDLLSLFNTDIKAFFNIHVKGADYLIIDEFQYAADGGQKLKYLYDTYGIKIIISGSSVLDLTHQAIKYLVGRIFIFHLPVFTFQECLAYREPGLYENVYLDAKEKTDRYMQGKRKTPPKLSEHVGREILKHYHEYAIFGGYPRVVLAEGKKEKITVLKNIYNTYLLREIRDILQLSTENELRKLVKALSLQAGSMIVHNELGQVSSLNFSRLRSHLAILEKTFVIKRLTPFCKNRRTEIAKTPKVYFWDNGFRNMVINNFQPLDERTDRGCLNENFVAGQLLKRGYEVHYWRTKSKAEIDFVIEAQGLNIAIEVKSLLASNKGGRAVFHFREKYPVDRMIVLSENYCFFDRNKDIAFLPVYLV